A stretch of Saccharomyces eubayanus strain FM1318 chromosome I, whole genome shotgun sequence DNA encodes these proteins:
- the LTE1 gene encoding mitotic regulator LTE1 yields the protein MEIFSQKDYYPTPSSNVISYECGTVPRSANEPVNSADLPALIVHLSSPLEGVDYSAFADFFLIYRNFITPQDLHDLLIYRFRWCIREITTNEAKAKRRQVGEVALVRTFVLLRHSILNYFVQDFLPNITLRLRLIEFLNDRHISHYPKIISSCLINLKKNWVHCSKLVWENIKLNEPDKKDFEAWLHYSLRDFTQLESLHRRVSRLSIYARQSAASPDFRNQSVLSLYKTSDIFKLPDNQQSLKSSKSQRTPSMLLFPDNTSNVYSRHRTVKEPSIDMESDKIPENNRKISRLSKVTLVSTLMKGVDYPSSYAVNKIMPPTPAKNVEFIINSLYLPEELNEQNGTLQGVSTVSSIDNNSNSNSRSNTSSMSLLHRSALGLLAKWMKNHNRNDSSNDKKFMNTINQTNQKPEMDAFVKYVVSISSLNRKFSKEEEEEELSNSDSSRFDILSARTIDEVESLLTLQNQLIEKIQTHTDGNEYLTEEMDGTHQERINDIKLLKRNSFKPSNDNFSAMDNLDLYQTVSSIAQSVISLTNTLNKKLQNNDSNTLPSPSYDALQRRKVKSVTAAYFNKANGNYSTESMRLFDKDTGTSHVDENGPQRLLFHETKKNNSETTSSMTPRRKNNSQSQKSIPSSPLKNVLPDLKESSPLNDSRDDNESATYSYDSELSSSSPPRDIVVKKLRNVNHTMDTPSLKTKTGFLNLREFTFEDTKSLGNKKICDEKESNTSEEAENCNNERNETSRKKEKEIEDFVNASLNSDNCDSTKINKRSPSIRGIKQAAVRPASGRISIARVQSIAITPTKQLTIVDPVRSSSKSIIEEISEVEPLNLEHNKDVTIYSDTSSTVISVSTSKLFESSNNSPIKQTRSPQRELANGTVMSESNRIRLSMAPTIQSVVSDLDXITTGSTMETFETSRDTPMQYERIDLREEYQRGNQDLISNISSLHEMKTIDLSDSNNDLDSPSHHAKNNKYFFSPDDGSIDVASPAKNVEELKSKFLKNENDTNSHVAESILTMDDLGINDTSSGRNTQTADPEPALAGTLDKKDLNDIANMPDDSINDDPITVALMKLEGTYAKTSGKPEKSKSSDALRLKTNRLADEVDMLDIKLPSFPNSPAEKRKSLLIERRRQTIMNIPFTPNQPEKDDFASSSPEKNSTPNADDIAVQAAQIQELIGQYKIQDPRLMVSNNENHIPFILMYDSLSVAQQMTLIEKEILGEIDWKDLLDLKMRHEGPQVISWLQLLVRNETLSGIDLAISRFNLTVDWIISEILLTKSSKMKRNVIQRFIHVADHCKKFQNFNTLMEIILALSSSVVQRFTDAWRLIEPGDLLTWEELKKIPSLDRNYSAIRNLLNSVNPLVGCVPFIVVYLSDLSANSEKKDWILEDKVVNYNKFDTNVQIVKNFIQRVQWSKFYAFEVNHELLSKCVYISTLSQEEIKELST from the coding sequence ATGGAAATATTCAGCCAGAAAGATTACTACCCGACCCCATCGTCCAATGTTATTAGTTATGAGTGTGGTACCGTGCCAAGATCTGCAAACGAGCCAGTGAATAGTGCGGATTTGCCCGCTCTAATTGTACatctttcttctcctttGGAAGGGGTAGATTACAGCGCATTTGCAGATTTCTTCCTCATTTATAGAAATTTCATAACACCTCAAGACTTACACGATTTGCTCATCTACAGGTTTCGATGGTGCATTCGGGAGATCACTACAAATGAGGCAAAGGCCAAGAGAAGGCAGGTTGGTGAGGTGGCTTTAGTGAGAACGTTTGTGTTATTGAGGCATTCCATACTGAATTATTttgttcaagattttttacCAAACATCACATTGAGGCTCCGGTTGATCGAATTTTTGAACGATAGACATATTTCGCATTATCCCAAAATAATCTCCAGTTGTTTGATCaacctgaaaaaaaactgggTACACTGTTCCAAGTTGGTTTGGGAGAACATAAAATTAAACGAACCTgataaaaaagattttgaagcGTGGTTACACTACTCTTTGAGGGATTTTACGCAACTGGAAAGTTTGCACAGAAGAGTAAGCCGACTGAGTATTTACGCAAGACAAAGTGCTGCTAGCCCTGATTTCCGTAATCAAAGCGTTTTATCACTATATAAAACTTCagatattttcaaactaCCCGATAACCAGCAGTCCTTgaaatcttccaaaagcCAACGGACCCCCTCAATGCTCTTATTCCCTGATAATACATCAAACGTTTATTCTAGGCACCGAACAGTGAAAGAACCGTCCATTGATATGGAAAGTGACAAAATACCAGAGAACAACCGAAAGATAAGTCGTTTATCCAAGGTGACTCTTGTTTCCACACTTATGAAAGGTGTAGACTATCCATCATCATATGCAGTGAATAAGATAATGCCTCCCACACCGGCCAAAAACGTTGAGTTCATCATAAATTCTCTATATCTTCCCGAAGAACTAAATGAACAAAATGGAACACTACAAGGGGTGTCAACGGTGTCATCTATAGATAACAAtagcaacagcaacagcaggTCTAATACATCTTCAATGTCATTGCTACACCGCAGTGCCCTCGGGCTTTTAGCCAAGTGGATGAAAAACCATAACCGCAATGATAGCAgcaatgataaaaaatttatgaACACTATTAACCAAACTAATCAAAAACCAGAAATGGATGCATTTGTCAAATACGTTGTGTCAATATCGTCTCTTAATAggaaattttccaaagaagaagaagaagaagaactttcCAATTCTGACTCTTCCAGATTTGATATCTTGAGCGCGAGAACTATAGACGAAGTGGAATCCTTGCTAACTTTACAGAATCAACTAATagaaaaaatccaaacaCACACAGATGGGAACGAATATCTTACAGAGGAGATGGATGGCACACACCAAGAACGTATAAATGATATTAAGCTTCTAAAACGAAATAGCTTTAAACCAAGCAACGATAATTTTAGCGCCATGGACAATTTGGATTTATACCAAACTGTGAGCTCGATTGCTCAATCCGTCATTTCTCTAACCAACACcttaaacaagaaactacAGAACAATGATTCTAACACACTACCGTCCCCTTCGTATGATGCGCTGcaacgaagaaaagttaaaaGTGTCACCGCAGCTTATTTCAATAAAGCAAATGGCAATTACTCAACAGAAAGTATGAGACTTTTTGATAAAGATACAGGTACTTCACACGTGGACGAGAATGGACCTCAAAGGTTACTCTTCCATGAAActaaaaagaataactCAGAAACGACTTCAAGTATGAcgccaagaaggaaaaacaattcACAATCTCAAAAAAGCATTCCATCTTcacctttgaaaaatgttctACCTGATCTTAAAGAATCGTCACCCCTAAATGACAGCAGGGATGATAACGAATCAGCCACATATTCGTACGATTCTGAGCTGTCATCCAGTTCTCCTCCCAGAGATATtgtagtaaaaaaattaagaaatGTCAACCATACCATGGATACTCCGTCATTGAAGACCAAAACCGGGTTTCTAAATTTAAGAGAGTTTACATTTGAAGATACCAAGTCCTTAggcaacaagaaaatttgtgacgaaaaagaaagcaataCAAGCGAGGAAGCTGAAAATTGTAATAACGAACGTAATGAAACATCAcgcaaaaaagaaaaagaaatcgaaGATTTCGTCAATGCGTCATTAAACTCAGATAATTGTGATTCAaccaaaatcaacaaacGATCCCCATCCATCCGTGGGATCAAACAAGCAGCCGTTAGACCCGCTAGTGGAAGAATTAGTATTGCTAGAGTCCAAAGTATAGCCATAACTCCAACAAAACAGTTAACCATTGTAGATCCTGTACGAAGCAGTTCGAAGTCCATTATAGAGGAAATAAGTGAGGTCGAACCTCTCAATTTAGAACATAATAAGGATGTCACCATATATTCTGATACATCATCCACCGTTATCAGTGTGTCTACGAGTAAGCTTTTTGAATCTTCGAACAATAGCCCAATAAAACAAACTAGAAGCCCGCAGAGAGAATTGGCAAACGGTACCGTGATGAGTGAATCCAATAGAATCAGATTGTCCATGGCACCTACAATACAATCTGTTGTAAGTGATTTAGACTYGATTACCACTGGCAGTACAATGGAAACATTTGAAACATCTAGAGATACACCAATGCAATATGAAAGGATAGATTTGAGAGAAGAATATCAAAGAGGGAATCAGGACCTGATTTCAAATATATCATCTTTGcatgaaatgaaaacaattgaCCTCAGTGATTCTAATAATGATCTTGATAGCCCAAGTCACCATGCTAAAAACAACAAGTACTTCTTCTCACCAGATGATGGTAGCATTGATGTTGCTTCGCCAGCGaaaaatgttgaagaattaaaaagtaaatttttgaagaatgaaaatgataCCAATAGTCACGTGGCAGAAAGCATATTAACAATGGATGATCTTGGGATCAATGACACATCAAGCGGTCGGAACACACAAACGGCCGATCCTGAACCAGCCTTGGCGGGTACACTAGATaagaaagatttgaacGACATTGCCAATATGCCCGATGATTCAATTAATGATGACCCCATCACAGTGGCCTTGATGAAATTGGAAGGAACATATGCGAAAACATCTGGAAAGCCAGAAAAGAGTAAGAGTAGTGATGCTCTTCGAttaaaaacaaacagaTTGGCGGATGAAGTGGACATGCTAGACATTAAATTGCCGTCATTCCCAAATAGTCCCGCAGAAAAACGGAAATCGTTATTAATCGAGAGAAGGAGACAAACGATAATGAACATTCCATTTACTCCCAACCAACCAGAGAAGGACGATTTTGCTTCCTCTTCACCCGAAAAGAACAGCACTCCCAATGCTGATGATATCGCTGTCCAAGCAGCGCAAATCCAAGAACTGATCGGCCAGTATAAGATCCAAGATCCGAGGCTGATGGTGTCTAACAATGAAAATCATATCCCCTTCATATTAATGTATGATTCACTGTCTGTGGCGCAACAAATGACGTTGATAGAAAAGGAGATTTTGGGTGAAATAGATTGGAAAGACTTGTTGGACTTGAAGATGAGACACGAAGGCCCACAAGTCATAAGCTGGTTACAACTACTGGTGAGAAATGAGACTTTATCCGGGATTGATTTGGCAATTTCAAGGTTCAACCTGACTGTGGACTGGATTATTTCAGAGATTCTTCTTACCAAAAGCtccaaaatgaaaagaaatgtcaTTCAGCGATTTATTCATGTTGCGGACCATtgtaaaaaatttcaaaacttcAACACACTGATGGAAATAATCTTGGCTTTAAGTTCATCGGTTGTTCAAAGGTTTACCGACGCTTGGCGTTTGATCGAGCCAGGCGATCTTTTAACTTGGGAAGAACTAAAGAAGATTCCGTCATTAGACAGGAACTATTCTGCGATAAGAAATCTGCTAAACTCAGTAAACCCACTGGTAGGCTGCGTCCCCTTCATCGTCGTGTACCTTTCGGACTTGTCAGCAAActctgaaaagaaggacTGGATCTTGGAAGATAAAGTCGTGAACTACAACAAATTTGACACCAACGTTCAAATAGTAAAGAATTTCATTCAGAGAGTTCAATGGTCGAAGTTTTACGCTTTCGAAGTTAACCACGAACTACTGAGTAAATGCGTTTACATTAGCACACTATCACAAGAGGAAATCAAGGAACTATCCACATGA
- the PMT2 gene encoding dolichyl-phosphate-mannose-protein mannosyltransferase PMT2 — protein sequence MSTSSSTGYSNKNAAHIKQENILRQRETSSVNASDELLSTDEQNMEDFSKAKIAAKDSLFRLEAILMPVVFTALALFTRMYKIGINNRVVWDEAHFGKFGSYYLRHEFYHDVHPPLGKMLVGLSGYLAGYNGSWDFPSGELYPDYLDYVKMRLFNASFSALCVPLAYFTAKAIGFSLPTVWLMTVLVLFENSYSTLGRFILLDSMLLFFTVASFFSFVMFHNQRSKPFSRKWWKWLLITGISLGCTISVKMVGLLIITMVGIYTVIDLWTFLADKTMSWKTYINHWLARIFGLIIVPSLIFLLCFKIHFDLLSHSGTGDANMPSLFQARLIGSDVGQGPRDIALGSSVVSIKNQALGGSLLHSHIQGYPEGSNQQQVTGYGYKDANNAWFFNRERGLPSWSENETDIEFLKAGASYRLVHKSTGRNLHTHPVAAPVSKSQWEVSGYGDDFVGDNKDNWVIEIMDQRGDEDPEKLHTLTTSFRIKNMEMNCYLAQTGNSLPEWGFRQQEIVCMKNPFRRDKRTWWNIETHENENLPPRPEDFTYPKTNFFKDFIHLNLAMMATNNALLPDPDKFDYLASSAWQWPTLNTGLRLCGWGDDNPKYFLLGTPVSTWASSVAVIAFMATVVILLIRWQRQYVDLTNPSSWNVFLMGGFYPLLAWGLHFVPFVIMSRVTYVHHYLPALYFALIILAYCFDAGLQKWSRSKCGRIMRFVLYAGFIALVIGCYQYFSPISFGMEGSSQNFRYLNWLSTWDIVDKQEA from the coding sequence ATGTCCACGTCTTCGTCTACCGGGTACAGCAACAAGAATGCCGCCCATATTAAGCAAGAGAACATACTGAGACAAAGAGAGACGTCCTCCGTCAACGCCAGTGACGAGCTGCTAAGTACAGATGAGCAAAACATGGAAGATTTCTCGAAGGCGAAGATCGCTGCGAAAGACTCGTTGTTTCGTCTCGAAGCCATCCTGATGCCCGTGGTGTTTACCGCGTTGGCTTTATTCACCAGGATGTACAAGATCGGCATCAACAACCGTGTTGTTTGGGATGAAGCGCATTTTGGTAAGTTCGGGTCGTACTACTTAAGACACGAATTTTACCATGATGTCCATCCCCCCCTGGGGAAGATGCTTGTCGGGTTGTCCGGTTACTTAGCAGGGTACAATGGCTCCTGGGACTTCCCCTCCGGTGAGCTCTACCCAGACTACTTAGACTACGTCAAGATGAGACTGTTTAACGCGTCATTTTCTGCGCTCTGTGTTCCCTTGGCTTACTTCACCGCCAAGGCTATTGGATTCTCGCTGCCCACTGTTTGGTTGATGACTGTTTTGGTTCTGTTCGAAAACTCGTACAGTACTTTGGGTAGGTTCATTCTTTTGGACTCCATGCTGCTGTTTTTCACTGTAGCATCCTTCTTTAGTTTCGTCATGTTCCACAACCAAAGATCCAAGCCCTTCTCCAGAAAATGGTGGAAATGGCTATTGATCACGGGTATTTCCCTGGGTTGTACGATTTCCGTCAAGATGGTTGGTCTACTTATCATCACTATGGTCGGTATCTATACTGTGATTGACTTGTGGACCTTCTTGGCGGACAAAACCATGTCGTGGAAAACCTACATCAACCATTGGTTGGCAAGAATCTTCGGGCTCATTATCGTTCCCTCCCTCATTTTCCTACTGTGTTTCAAGATCCATTTTGACCTACTATCCCACTCTGGTACTGGGGATGCTAACATGCCATCGCTTTTCCAAGCAAGATTAATCGGGTCTGATGTTGGACAAGGTCCTCGTGATATTGCCCTCGGCTCATCCGTCGTTTCGATCAAAAACCAGGCTCTTGGAGGCTCCCTATTGCACTCGCATATACAAGGTTACCCAGAAGGTTCCAACCAACAACAGGTTACCGGTTATGGTTACAAAGATGCAAACAACGCGTGGTTCTTCAACAGAGAAAGAGGCCTACCATCCTGGTCGGAAAACGAAACCGATATTGAATTCCTGAAAGCCGGTGCCAGTTATAGATTGGTACACAAAAGTACAGGTAGAAATCTGCACACTCATCCAGTCGCCGCACCAGTGTCCAAGTCACAATGGGAAGTCTCCGGTTACGGTGACGACTTTGTTGGTGACAACAAGGACAATTGGGTCATCGAAATCATGGACCAAAGAGGGGATGAAGACCCAGAGAAGTTGCATACCTTGACCACTTCTTTCCGTATCAAGAACATGGAAATGAACTGTTACTTGGCTCAAACCGGTAACAGTTTGCCAGAATGGGGGTTTAGACAGCAGGAAATTGTTTGTATGAAAAATCCCTTTAGAAGGGATAAAAGAACATGGTGGAACATCGAAACTcatgaaaacgaaaacttACCACCAAGACCTGAAGACTTCACATATCCAAAGaccaatttcttcaaagattttattCATTTGAACCTAGCCATGATGGCCACTAATAACGCCCTATTACCAGATCCAGACAAATTCGACTATTTGGCTTCTTCCGCTTGGCAATGGCCAACTTTGAACACTGGTTTGAGACTATGTGGCTGGGGAGACGATAATCCAAAGTACTTCCTACTAGGTACCCCGGTCTCCACATGGGCTTCTAGTGTTGCTGTCATAGCATTCATGGCCACTGTAGTCATCCTACTGATAAGATGGCAAAGACAATACGTTGACTTGACCAATCCATCCAGCTGGAACGTTTTCCTAATGGGTGGGTTCTACCCGCTACTAGCCTGGGGTCTACATTTCGTTCCATTCGTCATCATGTCTAGAGTCACGTATGTTCACCACTACTTGCCGGCATTGTATTTCGCATTGATCATTTTGGCTTACTGTTTCGACGCCGGTTTGCAAAAATGGTCCAGGTCCAAATGCGGCCGTATTATGCGTTTCGTCTTATACGCTGGTTTCATCGCCCTTGTAATCGGCTGCTACCAGTACTTCTCCCCCATTTCATTCGGAATGGAGGGCTCGAGCCAAAACTTCCGTTATCTAAACTGGCTATCCACCTGGGATATTGTTGACAAACAAGAAGCATGA
- the FUN26 gene encoding nucleoside transmembrane transporter FUN26 — translation MLDVKMSSRADTDNPKHFTLVAPEPALADTHAEEPPRSREEFEPEGNEHLDDDGDDDYERQHSVSIEPLDTLPLKKKLRNFSYITFFTIGIGLLWPWNCILSASQYFKHDIFKDTSIWAKIFTSSMMSFSTISAMLFNIYLARRQYKYSRRVMNGLVWEIIVFLVMCFFTILHFLLPKWFNFMFIMGLVVISSMGTAMTQNGIMAIANVFGSEYSQGVMVGQAVAGVLPSLVLFALSFIENSSVSTTGGILLYFFTTTLVVTVCVVMFSVSKIGRKVXEXWNVEDGRLSDVLVGSLRSSEEEIRIVGRIDQVDDDDDDDHDHDHGHNNNSDDDEGEELQLKVPFEVLFAKLKYLVLSIFTTFVVTLVFPVFASATYVTGLPLTNAQYIPLIFTLWNLGDLYGRVIADWPMFRDQNFTPRKTFIYSLLRVAAIPLFLVFTAITSSSSGNEDRNGSVVVDLCYMLLQFLFGVTNGHVISMSFMKVPEQLDNDDEKEAAGGFTNIFVSTGLALGSILSYVFVFVIDSIIR, via the coding sequence ATGCTAGATGTCAAGATGAGTTCCCGTGCTGACACTGATAACCCCAAACATTTCACCCTGGTAGCGCCTGAGCCTGCACTGGCCGATACGCATGCAGAAGAGCCACCACGTTCCAGAGAGGAGTTTGAGCCAGAGGGCAACGAACACTTGGATGACGACGGCGACGACGATTACGAAAGACAGCACTCCGTGTCCATTGAACCGCTAGACACATTGCcactgaagaaaaaactacGAAACTTCTCGTACATTACCTTTTTCACGATAGGGATAGGTCTCTTGTGGCCATGGAATTGCATTCTCAGTGCGTCGCAGTACTTCAAGCACGACATTTTCAAGGACACGTCCATTTGGGCCAAGATCTTCACAAGCTCTATGATGTCCTTCTCGACCATATCCGCAATGCTGTTCAATATCTATCTGGCCAGGAGACAGTACAAGTACTCGAGAAGAGTCATGAACGGGCTTGTATGGGAAATTATCGTTTTCCTCGTCATGTGCTTCTTCACCATCCTGCATTTTCTCTTGCCCAAATGGTTCAACTTCATGTTCATCATGGGGCTCGTGGTCATCAGTTCCATGGGGACGGCCATGACACAGAATGGTATCATGGCCATAGCCAATGTCTTCGGTTCGGAGTACAGTCAAGGCGTGATGGTGGGCCAGGCCGTGGCCGGGGTGCTGCCTTCGCTGGTGCTTTTTGCCCTGTCGTTCATCGAAAACTCGTCTGTTTCCACCACGGGGGGCATTCTCCTGTACTTCTTCACGACCACGCTCGTGGTCACCGTTTGTGTTGTGATGTTCAGCGTGAGCAAGATCGGCAGGAAAGTGRCCGAGAGMTGGAACGTGGAAGATGGACGCCTCAGCGACGTCCTGGTAGGGTCCTTGCGCTCCAGCGAGGAAGAAATCCGTATTGTCGGGCGGATTGACCAGGTggacgacgatgacgatgacgaccACGACCATGACCACGgccacaacaacaatagcGACGACGACGAGGGTGAAGAGCTCCAACTAAAGGTCCCCTTCGAGGTCCTGTTCGCCAAGCTAAAGTATCTGGTGCTTTCCATATTCACCACCTTCGTCGTGACGCTCGTCTTCCCCGTGTTTGCGTCTGCCACCTACGTAACGGGCCTACCCTTGACTAACGCACAGTACATCCCGCTCATCTTCACGCTGTGGAACCTGGGAGACCTGTACGGCAGGGTCATCGCCGACTGGCCCATGTTCCGTGACCAGAACTTCACCCCCCGCAAGACGTTCATCTACTCCCTGCTGCGGGTCGCCGCTATCCCGCTGTTCCTGGTGTTCACGGCCATTACCTCCTCCTCAAGTGGCAACGAGGACCGCAACGGCTCCGTCGTCGTCGACCTGTGCTACATGCTCCTGCAGTTCCTGTTCGGCGTGACCAACGGCCACGTCATCTCCATGAGCTTCATGAAGGTCCCGGAACAGCTGGACAACGACGACGAGAAGGAGGCAGCTGGTGGCTTCACCAACATCTTCGTCTCCACGGGTCTGGCTCTAGGTAGCATCCTCAGCTacgtcttcgtcttcgtcatcgACTCCATCATCAGATAG
- the CCR4 gene encoding CCR4-NOT core exoribonuclease subunit CCR4, which yields MNDPSLLGYTNLGPQQQQQPQQQQQHAGLLGKGTPNTLQQQLHMNQLSGMPPPGLMGSNDVHTPANNNSRQLLDQLANGNTNMLNLSMDNNNNNNNSNSNNNNSSGMVMNAPTATATANPLGMIPTVGTPVNLNVNASNPLLHPHLDDPSLLNNPIWKLQLHLAAVSAQSLGQPNIYARQNAMKKYLATQQAQQQAQQQAQQQAPGQIGPPPQIPPPALQPTDFQQSHIAEASKSLVDCTKQALMEMADTLIDGKTAKKQQPTGDSTPSGTAANSAVSTPLTPKIELFANGKDEANLALLQHKKLSQYSIDEDDDIENRMVMPKDSKYDDQLWHALDLSNLQIFSISPNIFKYDFLTRLYLNGNGLTELPPEIKRLDNLRVLDLSHNRLTALPAELGSCFQLKYLYFFDNMVTTLPWEFGNLCNLQFLGVEGNPLERQLLKILTEKSVTGLIFYLRDNRPEITLPHERRFIEINTDGEPQREYDSLQQSTEHLTADLAKRSFTVLSYNTLCQHYATPKMYRYTPSWALSWDYRRNKLKEQILSYSSDVLCLQEVESKTFEDYWVPLLEKHGYTGIFHAKARAKTMHSKDSKKVDGCCIFFKRDQFKLVNKDSMDFSGAWMKHKKFQRTEDYLNRAMNKDNVALFLKLQHVSSGDTIWVVTTHLHWDPKFNDVKTFQVGVLLDHLETLLKEDTTHNSRQDIKKSPVLICGDFNSYINSAVYELISTGRVQVHQEGSSRDFGYMSEKNFSHNLALKSSYNCIGELPFTNFTPSFTDVIDYIWFSTHALRVRGLLGEVDPEYVDKFIGFPNDKFPSDHIPLLARFEFMKTNTGSRKV from the coding sequence ATGAACGATCCCTCTTTACTAGGCTATACCAACCTGGGCccacagcagcagcaacagccgcagcagcagcaacagcacGCCGGGCTACTGGGAAAGGGTACACCGAACACTctgcagcagcagctgcACATGAACCAGCTCTCCGGCATGCCTCCTCCCGGGCTGATGGGCAGCAACGACGTGCACACTCCTGCTAACAACAACTCGCGCCAGTTACTCGATCAATTGGCCAACGGGAACACAAACATGCTCAATTTGAGCAtggacaacaacaacaacaacaacaacagcaacagcaacaacaacaatagcaGCGGAATGGTGATGAACGCTCCCACGGCCACGGCCACGGCCAACCCTCTAGGGATGATTCCGACAGTGGGCACCCCCGTTAACCTCAACGTGAACGCCAGCAACCCTTTACTACACCCGCACTTGGATGACCCTTCGCTACTGAACAATCCCATCTGGAAGCTTCAATTGCATCTGGCTGCGGTGTCCGCACAGTCCCTGGGGCAGCCCAACATTTACGCTAGGCAAAACGCAATGAAGAAGTACCTAGCCACGCAACAGGCGCAACAGCAAGCACAACAACAGGCGCAACAACAAGCCCCGGGCCAAATCGGCCCCCCACCTCAAATCCCACCACCGGCCTTGCAGCCCACCGATTTCCAGCAGTCTCACATCGCAGAGGCCTCGAAGTCACTGGTCGACTGCACTAAGCAGGCCCTGATGGAGATGGCCGACACTCTCATCGACGGTAAGACAGCAAAGAAACAGCAGCCTACGGGGGACAGCACACCCTCTGGCACTGCAGCCAACAGCGCCGTGTCCACGCCGTTGACCCCGAAGATAGAGCTGTTTGCCAACGGCAAGGATGAGGCCAACCTGGCGCTCTTACAGCACAAAAAACTGTCCCAGTACAGCATcgatgaagacgacgacATTGAAAACAGAATGGTCATGCCAAAGGACTCCAAATACGACGACCAGTTGTGGCACGCGCTGGACCTGTCCAACCTGCAAATCTTCAGCATCAGCCCAAACATCTTCAAGTATGATTTCCTCACAAGACTGTACTTGAACGGTAACGGCCTCACGGAACTGCCACCGGAGATTAAGCGTTTGGACAACCTGCGTGTCTTGGACTTGTCCCATAATAGGTTGACCGCGCTACCAGCGGAACTGGGCTCCTGCTTCCAGTTGAAGTACCTGTATTTCTTCGATAACATGGTCACCACGCTACCATGGGAATTCGGCAATCTGTGCAACTTGCAGTTTCTCGGTGTAGAGGGCAATCCCTTGGAGAGGCAGCTTTTGAAGATCCTCACAGAAAAATCTGTCACGGGACTGATCTTCTACCTAAGAGACAACAGACCGGAGATCACCTTACCTCACGAGCGCAGGTTCATCGAGATCAACACTGATGGGGAACCACAAAGAGAATATGACTCCTTGCAACAATCGACGGAACACTTGACCGCGGATCTGGCCAAGAGATCGTTCACCGTGCTATCGTACAACACTCTGTGCCAACACTACGCCACTCCCAAAATGTACCGTTACACGCCATCATGGGCATTGAGTTGGGATTACAGACGTAACAAGCTAAAGGAACAGATTTTGTCATACAGTAGTGACGTGTTGTGTTTACAAGAAGTCGAATCCAAGACGTTTGAAGACTACTGGGTGCCCCTGTTAGAAAAACATGGTTATACCGGTATTTTCCATGCAAAGGCAAGAGCAAAGACCATGCACTCCAAGGACTCCAAGAAAGTCGATGGGtgttgtattttctttaaaagaGACCAATTCAAACTGGTCAACAAAGACTCCATGGATTTCAGCGGTGCTTGGATGAAGCACAAGAAGTTTCAAAGAACAGAAGACTATTTGAACCGCGCTATGAACAAGGACAACGTCGCgctgtttttgaaacttcaGCACGTCTCCAGCGGCGATACCATTTGGGTGGTCACCACACATTTACACTGGGATCCCAAATTCAACGACGTGAAGACGTTCCAAGTGGGTGTCTTACTAGACCATCTAGAAACGTTGTTGAAAGAGGACACAACGCACAATTCCAGACAGGACATCAAGAAATCCCCCGTGCTCATTTGCGGTGACTTCAATTCGTACATCAACTCCGCCGTATACGAATTGATAAGTACAGGCCGCGTTCAAGTACACCAAGAGGGCAGCAGCAGAGATTTCGGCTACATGTCAGAGAAAAACTTCTCGCACAATTTGGCCCTAAAATCAAGCTACAACTGTATCGGAGAGCTGCCATTCACCAATTTCACACCTTCATTCACAGACGTCATTGACTACATATGGTTCTCCACGCACGCGCTAAGAGTGCGTGGGCTATTGGGCGAAGTGGACCCTGAGTACGTGGATAAGTTTATCGGGTTCCCCAATGACAAATTCCCCAGTGACCATATACCATTGCTAGCAAGGTTTGAGTTCATGAAGACGAATACAGGCAGCAGGAAAGTGTAA